In a single window of the Salvelinus namaycush isolate Seneca chromosome 6, SaNama_1.0, whole genome shotgun sequence genome:
- the LOC120049279 gene encoding heterogeneous nuclear ribonucleoprotein C-like, giving the protein MMSGNVTNKTDPRSLHSRLFIGNLNTLLVTKADVEAIFNKYGKIVGCSVHKGFAFVQYANERNARAAVAGEEGRMIVGQVLDINLACEPKPQRSKTVKRSAGDMYSSSFDLDYDFQRDYYDRMYSYHSRVPPPPPPLSRPAIPSKHPRVSLSGVGRGSRRTKTSFSSSTSRSSQSRTSTSHTMKTDDLQTIKRELAQIKHKVDDLLESLERMEKDHSKKSDMKSSGKPETLEVSHLLNCGGKEDSLKRERENQSLNDSEEEEEGDLLDEEEVQSRGREDNDEEEEEGEDDGDGANGDDA; this is encoded by the exons ATGATGTCCGGCAACGTGACCAACAAGACGGACCCTCGTTCGCTCCATTCCCGGCTTTTCATCGGGAACCTCAACACACTCCTGGTCACCAAGGCAGATGTGGAGGCCATCTTCAA CAAGTACGGCAAGATTGTGGGCTGCTCCGTCCACAAGGGGTTCGCGTTCGTCCAGTACGCCAACGAGAGGAACGCCCGGGCCGCTGTAGCGGGCGAGGAAGGGAGGATGATTGTAGGACAGGTGCTAG acatTAACCTCGCTTGTGAACCGAAGCCTCAGAGATCGAAGACGGTTAAACGCTCTGCAGGAGACATGTACAG TTCTTCATTTGATTTGGACTATGACTTCCAGAGAGATTACTATGACCG GATGTACTCATACCATTCCCGTGTGCCCCCTCCGCCTCCACCCCTGTCCCGGCCGGCGATCCCCTCCAAACATCCCCGGGTCAGTTTGAGTGGAGTTGGAAGGGGCAGCCGACGCACCAAGACCAGCTTCTCATCTTCCACctccaggagcagccagagcaggACCTCGACCTCACACACCA TGAAGACAGATGACCTGCAGACCATCAAGAGAGAGCTGGCCCAGATCAAACACAAGGTGGACGACCTGCTGGAGAGTCTGGAGCGCATGGAGAAGGACCACAGCAAGAAGTCCG ACATGAAGAGTAGTGGGAAGCCGGAGACACTGGAGGTGTCTCATCTCCTCAACTGCGGAGGGAAGGAGGACAGcctaaagagggagagagagaaccagtCTCTCAACGactcagaagaggaggaggagggtgaccTACTggatgaagaggag GTACAGAGTCGAGGAAGGGAGGATAacgatgaggaagaggaagaaggcgAGGATGACGGAGATGGCGCCAACGGAGACGATGCTTAA